From Rhodococcus antarcticus, the proteins below share one genomic window:
- a CDS encoding DUF4307 domain-containing protein yields the protein MTAPLPPGRYSRNAGREAAPATGQSTRRRTVAISVAGGLFGLGVAWVGYQNLSAAPVSGDQLAFTLVDDSTVSIRFDVTRDDPSQPAVCILRARSLDGSETGRREVYIPPSTEGVMTVTSTVRTSKPPVASDVYGCGLTVPAYLVP from the coding sequence GTGACCGCACCGCTGCCCCCCGGCCGCTACTCGCGCAACGCGGGGCGCGAGGCCGCACCCGCCACCGGGCAGAGCACCCGCCGACGCACCGTGGCGATCTCGGTGGCGGGAGGTCTGTTCGGCCTCGGGGTGGCGTGGGTGGGCTACCAGAACCTGTCGGCCGCCCCCGTCAGCGGGGACCAGCTCGCGTTCACCCTCGTCGACGACTCCACCGTCAGCATCCGCTTCGACGTCACCCGGGACGACCCCTCGCAGCCGGCGGTGTGCATCCTCCGCGCGCGGTCCCTCGACGGGAGCGAGACCGGCCGCCGCGAGGTCTACATCCCGCCGAGCACCGAGGGCGTGATGACGGTGACGTCGACCGTGCGCACGTCGAAGCCTCCCGTGGCCAGCGACGTCTACGGCTGCGGACTCACCGTCCCCGCCTACCTCGTTCCCTAG
- the greA gene encoding transcription elongation factor GreA: MTDTQVTWLTQESHDRLKSELDGLITNRVAIAAEINDRREEGDLKENGGYHAAREEQGQQERRIRQLQELLNNAKVGESPTRSGVALPGSVVKVYYDGDESDGETFLIATREEGSHGDLEVYSPSSPLGKALLDAKVGETREYTLPNGGSMKVTLTSAEPYRP, encoded by the coding sequence ATGACCGACACGCAGGTGACCTGGCTGACCCAGGAGTCGCACGACCGGCTCAAGTCGGAGCTCGACGGTCTCATCACGAACCGCGTGGCCATCGCCGCGGAGATCAACGACCGGCGCGAGGAGGGCGACCTCAAGGAGAACGGCGGCTACCACGCCGCCCGTGAGGAGCAGGGCCAGCAGGAGCGGCGCATCCGCCAGCTGCAGGAGCTCCTGAACAACGCCAAGGTCGGCGAGTCGCCCACCCGCTCCGGCGTGGCGCTGCCCGGCTCCGTCGTCAAGGTCTACTACGACGGTGACGAGAGCGACGGCGAGACGTTCCTCATCGCCACCCGCGAGGAGGGCAGCCACGGCGACCTCGAGGTGTACTCGCCGAGCTCCCCGCTGGGCAAGGCGCTGCTGGACGCCAAGGTCGGCGAGACCCGCGAGTACACGCTGCCCAACGGCGGCAGCATGAAGGTCACGCTCACCAGCGCGGAGCCCTACCGCCCCTGA
- the ilvA gene encoding threonine ammonia-lyase — MDLVSLDQIRAAATLLEPVVRKTPVVASRVLSDRTGVPVHLKCENLQRTGSFKIRGAYTRIHGLTDAERARGVVAASAGNHAQGVALAADLLGARSTVFMPTGAPLPKLAATKAYGAQVHLVGEVLEDALAEAVEFAERTGAVFIHPFDHLDVVAGQGTVGLEIVEQLPDVGTVLVCTGGGGLVAGVAAAVKALKPGVRVVAVQAEQAAAWPGSLAAGHPVRLSSMSTMADGIAVGAPGPVTYAHVSQLVDEVVTVSEDALSRALVLCLERAKMVVEPAGAAAVAALLDGVLGDLEGPVCAVVSGGNVDPLLLVHVVQHGLTAARRFLALRVTVPDRPGSLVGVLTTVSGTGANVIDVAHSRLTGTLALGEVEIAITVETRGAEHCSVVVGALRRSGYVVAEEPVGA, encoded by the coding sequence ATGGACCTCGTGAGCCTCGACCAGATCCGCGCGGCCGCCACCCTGCTCGAGCCGGTCGTCCGGAAGACCCCCGTGGTGGCCTCGCGCGTGCTCAGCGATCGCACGGGGGTGCCCGTGCACCTGAAGTGCGAGAACCTCCAGCGCACCGGGTCGTTCAAGATCCGCGGCGCCTACACCCGCATCCACGGGCTCACCGACGCCGAGCGCGCCCGGGGTGTGGTGGCCGCCAGCGCGGGAAACCACGCCCAGGGGGTGGCACTGGCCGCGGACCTCCTGGGGGCCCGGTCCACGGTGTTCATGCCCACCGGCGCGCCGCTGCCCAAGCTCGCGGCCACCAAGGCGTACGGGGCGCAGGTGCACCTGGTCGGCGAGGTGCTCGAGGACGCCCTGGCCGAGGCCGTGGAGTTCGCCGAGCGCACCGGGGCGGTGTTCATCCACCCCTTCGACCACCTGGACGTGGTGGCCGGGCAGGGCACGGTGGGCCTGGAGATCGTCGAGCAGCTCCCGGACGTGGGCACCGTGCTCGTGTGCACCGGGGGCGGGGGGCTGGTCGCCGGGGTGGCCGCCGCGGTGAAGGCGCTCAAGCCCGGGGTGCGGGTGGTAGCCGTGCAGGCCGAGCAGGCCGCGGCCTGGCCGGGCTCGCTCGCCGCCGGTCACCCGGTGCGGCTGTCCAGCATGTCCACCATGGCGGACGGCATCGCCGTGGGGGCGCCGGGGCCGGTCACCTACGCCCACGTCTCCCAGCTGGTGGACGAGGTGGTCACCGTCAGCGAGGACGCGCTGTCCCGGGCCCTCGTGCTGTGCCTGGAGCGGGCGAAGATGGTGGTCGAACCGGCCGGGGCAGCCGCCGTGGCCGCGCTGCTGGACGGCGTGCTCGGGGACCTGGAGGGCCCGGTGTGCGCGGTGGTCAGCGGCGGCAACGTGGACCCGCTGCTGCTCGTGCACGTGGTCCAGCACGGGCTGACGGCCGCACGCCGCTTCCTGGCCCTGCGGGTCACGGTGCCCGACCGGCCGGGCTCGCTGGTGGGGGTGCTGACGACCGTGAGCGGGACCGGGGCGAACGTCATCGACGTGGCGCACTCCAGGCTCACCGGCACGCTGGCGCTGGGCGAGGTGGAGATCGCGATCACGGTGGAGACCCGGGGCGCGGAGCACTGCAGCGTCGTGGTGGGTGCCCTGCGTCGTTCGGGGTACGTGGTGGCGGAGGAGCCCGTCGGCGCCTGA
- a CDS encoding cystathionine gamma-synthase: protein MPDSRDPARTPGFATRAIHAGQAPDPTTGSVIVPIHATSTYAQDGVGGLRGGYEYSRTGNPTRTALQECLAALEGGAHGLAFSSGMAATDALIRATLRPGDHLVIPDDAYGGTFRLIDKVFSQWGITHTPVPLSDVAAVRAALQPNTRLVWVETPTNPLLNIADITAIAEVAHAGGAKLVVDNTFASPYLQNPLALGADVVLHSTTKYVGGHSDVVGGALVTDDGELRDALAFLQNGAGGVPGPFDAWLTLRGAKTLALRMEQHSTNAELVVEALLRNPAVASVLYPGLAEHPGHAVAARQMRRFGGMVSLRMAGGREAAEKLCAATEIFTLAESLGGVESLIELPAAMTHASTVGSMLEVPQDLVRLSVGIEDGADLVSDLEQALAR, encoded by the coding sequence ATGCCTGACTCCCGCGACCCCGCCCGCACCCCGGGCTTCGCCACCCGCGCCATCCACGCCGGGCAGGCGCCCGACCCCACCACCGGTTCGGTCATCGTCCCGATCCACGCCACCTCCACCTACGCCCAGGACGGTGTGGGCGGCCTGCGCGGGGGCTACGAGTACTCCCGCACCGGCAACCCCACGCGGACCGCCCTGCAGGAGTGCCTGGCCGCGCTGGAGGGCGGGGCGCACGGCCTGGCGTTCTCCTCGGGCATGGCGGCCACGGACGCGCTGATCCGCGCCACCCTGCGCCCCGGTGACCACCTCGTCATCCCCGACGACGCCTACGGCGGCACGTTCCGGCTGATCGACAAGGTGTTCTCCCAGTGGGGCATCACCCACACCCCGGTCCCGCTGTCCGACGTGGCCGCCGTCCGGGCCGCCCTCCAGCCGAACACGAGGCTGGTGTGGGTGGAGACCCCCACGAACCCGCTGCTGAACATCGCCGACATCACGGCCATCGCCGAGGTCGCGCACGCCGGTGGCGCGAAGCTCGTGGTGGACAACACCTTTGCCTCCCCCTACCTGCAGAACCCCCTGGCGCTGGGGGCGGACGTGGTGCTGCACTCGACCACCAAGTACGTCGGTGGCCACTCCGACGTGGTCGGCGGCGCGCTCGTCACCGACGACGGCGAGCTGCGCGACGCCCTGGCCTTCCTGCAGAACGGTGCAGGGGGCGTGCCCGGCCCGTTCGACGCGTGGCTGACCCTGCGCGGGGCCAAGACGCTGGCGCTGCGGATGGAGCAGCACAGCACCAACGCCGAGCTCGTGGTCGAGGCGCTGCTGCGCAACCCCGCCGTGGCGAGCGTGCTCTACCCGGGCCTGGCCGAGCACCCCGGGCACGCCGTGGCCGCACGGCAGATGAGGCGCTTCGGCGGCATGGTGTCGCTGCGCATGGCGGGTGGTCGCGAGGCGGCCGAGAAGCTGTGCGCGGCCACAGAGATCTTCACCCTGGCCGAGAGCCTGGGCGGGGTGGAGTCGTTGATCGAGCTCCCTGCCGCCATGACGCACGCCTCGACGGTGGGCTCGATGCTGGAGGTGCCGCAGGACCTGGTCCGGCTCTCCGTCGGCATCGAGGACGGTGCAGACCTGGTGTCCGACCTGGAGCAGGCACTGGCCCGCTGA
- a CDS encoding cystathionine beta-synthase — MRIAEHIVDLVGNTPLVRLHSVTAGIGATVAAKVEYLNPGGSVKDRIAVKMVDAAEASGELRPGGTIVEPTSGNTGVGLALVAQRRGYHCIFVCPDKVSEDKRNVLRAYGAEVVVCPTSVPPDHPDSYYSTSDRLVRETEGAWKPNQYANVNGPASHYETTGPEIWADTDGKITHFICGVGTGGTITGTGRYLKEVSGGKVQVIGVDPEGSVYSGGTGRPYLVEGVGEDFWPTAYDPSIPDGIEAVSDADAFNMTRRLAREEGLLVGGSCGMATVGALRVAATLPDDALVVVLLPDGGRGYLSKIFNDDWMSSYGFLRSPLDGHEVQTRVGDVLRGKSGELPDLVHTHPGETVRDAIEILREYGVSQMPVVGAEPPVMAGEVAGSVSERDLLDAVFAGRAHLADPVAQHMSPPLPLLGAGEPVSAATEALGTIDAVMVVDDGKPVGVLTRHDLLGFLSGV; from the coding sequence ATGCGCATCGCTGAGCACATCGTCGACCTCGTCGGGAACACCCCCCTGGTACGGCTGCACTCCGTCACCGCCGGGATCGGTGCCACCGTCGCCGCCAAGGTCGAGTACCTGAACCCCGGTGGCAGCGTGAAGGACCGCATCGCGGTGAAGATGGTCGACGCCGCCGAGGCCAGCGGGGAGCTCCGCCCCGGCGGGACGATCGTCGAGCCCACCTCGGGCAACACCGGTGTCGGGCTGGCCCTGGTGGCCCAGCGGCGCGGCTACCACTGCATCTTCGTGTGCCCGGACAAGGTCAGCGAGGACAAGCGCAACGTGTTGCGCGCCTACGGGGCCGAGGTCGTCGTGTGTCCCACGTCCGTGCCGCCGGACCACCCCGACAGCTACTACTCCACCTCCGACCGTCTCGTCCGTGAGACCGAGGGTGCGTGGAAGCCCAACCAGTACGCGAACGTCAACGGGCCCGCCAGCCACTACGAGACCACCGGTCCGGAGATCTGGGCCGACACCGACGGGAAGATCACCCACTTCATCTGCGGCGTGGGCACCGGCGGCACCATCACCGGGACCGGCCGCTACCTCAAGGAGGTCTCCGGCGGCAAGGTCCAGGTCATCGGCGTGGACCCCGAGGGTTCGGTGTACTCGGGCGGGACCGGACGGCCGTACCTCGTGGAGGGCGTCGGCGAGGACTTCTGGCCCACCGCGTACGACCCGTCCATCCCCGACGGCATCGAGGCCGTCTCCGACGCGGACGCGTTCAACATGACCCGCCGCCTGGCCCGGGAGGAGGGCCTTCTCGTGGGCGGCTCCTGCGGGATGGCCACGGTGGGCGCGCTGCGCGTGGCGGCGACCCTGCCCGACGACGCGCTCGTGGTGGTGCTGCTGCCCGACGGTGGCCGCGGCTACCTGTCCAAGATCTTCAACGACGACTGGATGAGCTCCTACGGCTTCCTGCGCTCCCCGCTGGACGGCCACGAGGTGCAGACCCGCGTGGGCGACGTGCTGCGCGGCAAGTCCGGTGAGCTGCCCGACCTGGTGCACACCCACCCCGGCGAGACGGTGCGCGACGCCATCGAGATCCTCCGCGAGTACGGGGTGTCGCAGATGCCCGTCGTCGGTGCCGAGCCGCCGGTGATGGCCGGCGAGGTGGCCGGCAGCGTCAGCGAGCGCGACCTCCTCGACGCGGTGTTCGCCGGCCGCGCCCACCTGGCCGACCCGGTGGCCCAGCACATGAGCCCGCCCCTGCCGCTGCTCGGGGCCGGTGAGCCCGTCTCCGCCGCCACCGAGGCGCTCGGAACCATCGACGCCGTCATGGTCGTCGACGACGGAAAGCCCGTGGGCGTGCTCACCCGGCACGACCTGCTCGGGTTCCTCAGCGGCGTCTGA
- a CDS encoding SGNH/GDSL hydrolase family protein → MDEVERRSAAVVRARTWSIAAAVGAGSAGTAVGAGYKLLVEQSKTARAVIGPPNRLPPKADGVYSPDGGAPRPPHDPRGPDELFLVLLGDSSAAGLGCETAEEVPGVLLARGLAEETERPVRLVTHAAVGANSRVLDAQVDRCLEASGGTAPDAAVIIVGANDVTAKLSPSSSALRLGLVVERLRLLGAAVVVGTCPDLGAIRPIPQPLRSVARTWSLQLAREQRAAVLAAGGHPVAVADLLSPEFLTRPDALFSPDRFHPSAAGYEAAAALLLPALCSELGVWGGGPLPEPPRRSATADARRPTARVTAALNEHLYRRARDGGSAAARRLRLGGGSTGP, encoded by the coding sequence GTGGACGAGGTGGAGCGGAGGTCGGCTGCGGTGGTGCGGGCGCGGACCTGGTCGATCGCCGCTGCTGTGGGCGCGGGCTCGGCGGGCACGGCGGTGGGCGCCGGCTACAAGCTGCTCGTCGAGCAGTCCAAGACCGCGCGCGCCGTCATCGGACCGCCGAACCGCCTGCCCCCGAAGGCAGACGGGGTCTACTCCCCCGACGGCGGCGCTCCCCGTCCGCCGCACGACCCGCGCGGGCCCGACGAGCTGTTCCTGGTGCTGCTGGGCGACTCCTCGGCGGCGGGACTGGGCTGCGAGACCGCGGAGGAGGTGCCGGGCGTGCTGCTGGCGCGTGGGCTCGCCGAGGAGACCGAGCGGCCTGTGCGCCTGGTCACCCACGCCGCGGTCGGGGCCAACTCCCGGGTCCTGGACGCCCAGGTGGACCGGTGCCTCGAGGCCTCGGGCGGCACGGCCCCGGACGCGGCCGTGATCATCGTCGGCGCCAACGACGTCACCGCCAAGCTGTCCCCCTCCTCCTCGGCCCTGCGGCTCGGGCTCGTGGTCGAGCGGCTGCGGCTGCTCGGCGCCGCCGTCGTGGTAGGCACCTGCCCCGACCTCGGCGCCATCCGGCCGATCCCGCAGCCGCTGCGCAGCGTCGCCCGGACCTGGAGCCTGCAGCTGGCGCGCGAGCAGCGGGCCGCCGTGCTCGCCGCCGGTGGCCACCCGGTGGCCGTGGCCGACCTGCTCAGCCCGGAGTTCCTCACCCGGCCGGACGCGCTGTTCTCGCCGGACCGCTTCCACCCCTCGGCCGCCGGCTACGAGGCGGCCGCGGCCCTGCTGCTGCCCGCGCTGTGCTCGGAGCTCGGGGTGTGGGGCGGCGGGCCGCTGCCCGAGCCGCCGCGCCGCTCCGCCACCGCGGATGCCCGTCGACCCACCGCCCGGGTGACGGCCGCGCTGAACGAGCACCTGTACCGGCGGGCCCGAGACGGCGGCTCCGCGGCAGCGCGGCGCCTCCGGCTCGGAGGCGGGAGCACCGGCCCGTAA
- a CDS encoding acetyl-CoA C-acetyltransferase has translation MPEAVIVSTARSPIGRAFKGSLASIRPDDLAAQMIAAALAKVPELDPNTINDLMLGCGLPGGKQGFNMARVIAVQLGYDAVPGTTVTRYCSSSLQTTRMALHAIKAGEGDVFISAGVESVSSFASGNSDSLPDTRNPLFAEAEARTATAAQGGVTWHDPRADGLIPDAYISMGETAENVAQVTGITREEMDRWGVRSQNRAEEAIKAGFFEREITPVTLADGTVVSTDDGPRAGTTYEAVSKLKPVFRPDGLITAGNACPLNDGAAALVIMSDTKAAELGLTPLARVVSTGVSGLSPEIMGLGPIEASKRALALAGMSISDIDLVEINEAFAVQVIGSARELGIDEDKLNVSGGAIAVGHPFGMTGARITTTLLNNLSTHDGTFGLETMCVGGGQGMAMVLERLS, from the coding sequence ATGCCCGAGGCCGTCATCGTCTCGACCGCCCGCTCGCCCATCGGTCGTGCGTTCAAGGGATCGCTCGCGAGCATTCGGCCCGACGACCTCGCGGCGCAGATGATCGCCGCCGCCCTGGCCAAGGTGCCCGAGCTGGACCCGAACACCATCAACGACCTCATGCTGGGCTGCGGGCTGCCCGGTGGGAAGCAGGGCTTCAACATGGCGCGCGTCATCGCCGTGCAGCTCGGCTACGACGCCGTGCCCGGCACCACGGTCACCCGCTACTGCTCCTCGTCGCTGCAGACCACCCGCATGGCCCTGCACGCCATCAAGGCCGGCGAGGGCGACGTGTTCATCTCCGCCGGCGTCGAGAGCGTCTCCAGCTTCGCCAGCGGCAACTCCGACTCCCTGCCGGACACCCGCAACCCGCTCTTCGCCGAGGCCGAGGCGCGCACGGCCACCGCCGCGCAGGGTGGGGTCACCTGGCACGACCCGCGCGCGGACGGCCTCATCCCGGACGCCTACATCTCCATGGGCGAGACCGCGGAGAACGTGGCCCAGGTCACCGGCATCACCCGCGAGGAGATGGACCGCTGGGGCGTTCGCAGCCAGAACCGCGCGGAGGAGGCCATCAAGGCAGGCTTCTTCGAGCGCGAGATCACCCCGGTCACCCTCGCCGACGGCACCGTGGTCAGCACCGACGACGGCCCCCGTGCCGGCACCACCTACGAGGCCGTCAGCAAGCTCAAGCCCGTGTTCCGCCCGGACGGCCTCATCACCGCCGGCAACGCGTGCCCGCTCAACGACGGTGCCGCCGCGCTGGTCATCATGAGCGACACCAAGGCCGCCGAGCTCGGCCTCACCCCGCTGGCCCGCGTCGTCTCCACCGGCGTCTCGGGGCTGTCACCGGAGATCATGGGCCTGGGACCGATCGAGGCCTCGAAGCGCGCTCTCGCCCTGGCCGGCATGAGCATCTCCGACATCGACCTCGTGGAGATCAACGAGGCCTTCGCGGTGCAGGTCATCGGCTCGGCCCGCGAGCTCGGCATCGACGAGGACAAGCTCAACGTCTCCGGCGGCGCGATCGCGGTGGGCCACCCGTTCGGCATGACGGGCGCGCGGATCACCACGACCCTGCTGAACAACCTGTCCACCCACGACGGCACGTTCGGGCTGGAGACGATGTGCGTCGGTGGCGGCCAGGGCATGGCGATGGTGCTCGAGCGCCTGAGCTGA
- a CDS encoding Bax inhibitor-1/YccA family protein, which yields MRTSSNPVFRNLPAQGGYASFGPGQTGQQSAPQGYGQQPYGQPQPYTTGRTMTVDDVVTKTASTLGALVVTAGISAFLISQNNSLALPFLLVGGIVGFVLVLVATLGRKMNPAIVLSYGVAEGLFVGAISYVLEATTVGTIVPQAVIGTVGVFVGMLVVYKTGAVRVTPRLTKMVMAGLIGVVVLVVANIIAGFFVDGGLGLRDGGPLAIIFSLVIIALAAFNLLLDFDQADKLIRAGAPEKAAWGVALGLTVTLVWLYVEILRLLSYFNRG from the coding sequence GTGCGCACCAGCAGCAACCCGGTGTTCCGCAACCTGCCCGCGCAGGGCGGCTACGCCTCCTTCGGCCCCGGCCAGACCGGTCAGCAGAGCGCCCCCCAGGGCTACGGTCAGCAGCCCTACGGGCAGCCGCAGCCCTACACCACGGGCCGCACGATGACCGTGGACGACGTGGTCACCAAGACGGCCTCCACGCTGGGCGCGCTCGTCGTCACTGCCGGGATCTCCGCCTTCCTGATCAGCCAGAACAACTCCCTCGCGCTGCCGTTCCTGCTCGTCGGCGGGATCGTCGGCTTCGTCCTGGTGCTGGTGGCCACCCTGGGTCGCAAGATGAACCCCGCGATCGTGCTGTCCTACGGCGTGGCCGAGGGCCTGTTCGTCGGGGCGATCTCCTACGTCCTCGAGGCCACCACCGTCGGCACGATCGTGCCGCAGGCGGTCATCGGCACCGTCGGCGTCTTCGTCGGCATGCTCGTGGTCTACAAGACGGGTGCGGTCCGCGTCACCCCGCGGCTGACCAAGATGGTCATGGCCGGCCTCATCGGCGTGGTCGTGCTGGTGGTCGCCAACATCATCGCCGGATTCTTCGTCGACGGTGGCCTGGGCCTGCGTGACGGTGGACCGCTCGCCATCATCTTCAGCCTCGTCATCATCGCGCTGGCCGCGTTCAACCTCCTGCTCGACTTCGACCAGGCCGACAAGCTGATCCGCGCGGGCGCGCCGGAGAAGGCGGCCTGGGGCGTCGCACTCGGCCTGACCGTCACCCTTGTGTGGCTGTACGTCGAGATCCTGCGGCTGCTGAGCTACTTCAACCGCGGCTGA
- a CDS encoding NAD(P)/FAD-dependent oxidoreductase: protein MSTQSGPTRILVVGGGYVGMYTALRLQKKLRGKEAQITVVDPQPHMTYQPFLPEAAAGSIEPRHVVVPLRRVLKKCTVLTGRVDKVEHATKRAWVSNSDGSTEVLSYDIIVMSPGSIARTLPIPGLPEQGIAFKTVGEAIYLRNHVLSRMDAASVTQDAERRKRMLTFLVVGGGYAGIEALAELEDMSRFATRYYKGVSPEDMRWVLVEASNRVMPEVSPKMGVYTIARLAERGIQVYLETRVDTMVGGHVQLSDGTEFSTDTIVWTAGVKANPMLANTDLPLDERGRLRCTAQLQVVGVSGAFSGGDCAAVPDLTKIDEEPAATCSPSAQHAVRQAKVLADNVVAAVRGKEASDYKHKYAGSVASLGLYRGVADVYGVKLKGLPAWGMHRAYHLSRMPTTNRKALILVGWIMALVFRRDVVALAQINDPKAEFDRAAAS from the coding sequence GTGAGCACGCAGAGCGGTCCCACCCGCATCCTGGTCGTCGGCGGTGGCTACGTCGGCATGTACACCGCCTTGCGCCTGCAGAAGAAGCTGCGGGGCAAGGAGGCGCAGATCACGGTCGTCGATCCGCAGCCCCACATGACCTACCAGCCCTTCCTGCCCGAGGCAGCGGCCGGCTCCATCGAGCCGCGCCACGTCGTGGTGCCGCTGCGGCGGGTGCTGAAGAAGTGCACGGTGCTGACCGGTCGGGTCGACAAGGTGGAGCACGCGACCAAGCGGGCGTGGGTCTCCAACTCCGACGGCTCCACCGAGGTACTGTCCTACGACATCATCGTCATGTCGCCGGGGTCCATCGCCCGGACGCTGCCCATCCCGGGCCTGCCCGAGCAGGGCATCGCGTTCAAGACCGTCGGCGAGGCCATCTACCTGCGCAACCACGTGCTGAGCCGGATGGACGCGGCCTCGGTCACCCAGGACGCCGAGCGCCGCAAGCGGATGCTCACCTTCCTCGTGGTGGGCGGTGGCTACGCCGGCATCGAGGCGCTCGCCGAGCTCGAGGACATGTCCCGCTTCGCCACCCGCTACTACAAGGGCGTCTCGCCCGAGGACATGCGCTGGGTCCTCGTGGAGGCCAGCAACCGGGTCATGCCCGAGGTGAGCCCGAAGATGGGCGTCTACACCATCGCGCGGCTCGCCGAGCGGGGGATCCAGGTCTACCTGGAGACGCGGGTGGACACCATGGTCGGCGGGCACGTCCAGCTCTCCGACGGCACGGAGTTCTCCACCGACACCATCGTGTGGACCGCCGGTGTCAAGGCGAACCCCATGCTGGCCAACACCGACCTGCCGCTGGACGAGCGGGGCCGGCTGCGCTGCACCGCCCAGCTGCAGGTGGTCGGCGTCTCCGGGGCGTTCAGCGGGGGCGACTGCGCCGCGGTGCCCGACCTCACCAAGATCGACGAGGAGCCGGCCGCCACCTGCAGCCCGTCGGCGCAGCACGCGGTGCGCCAGGCCAAGGTGCTCGCGGACAACGTGGTGGCGGCGGTGCGGGGCAAGGAGGCCAGCGACTACAAGCACAAGTACGCGGGATCGGTCGCCAGCCTCGGCCTCTACCGCGGGGTGGCCGACGTGTACGGGGTGAAGCTCAAGGGTCTCCCCGCCTGGGGGATGCACCGGGCATACCACCTGTCGAGGATGCCCACCACGAACCGCAAGGCGCTCATCCTCGTCGGCTGGATCATGGCCCTGGTGTTCCGCCGCGACGTCGTGGCCCTGGCGCAGATCAACGACCCCAAGGCCGAGTTCGACCGGGCCGCAGCCAGCTGA
- a CDS encoding uracil-DNA glycosylase yields MPDSIAQVDHDVVACRRCPRLVAWREEVAATRRAAFRDETYWGRAVPSFGPADASVLVVGLAPAAHGANRTGRMFTGDRSGDVLVAAMHAAGLANQPTSTRADDGLELIGTRMVAPVHCAPPANRPTPAERDACSPFLLRELELLRPTVRAVVVLGGFGWQAFLPVAARAGWVVPVPRPRFGHGARVVLHHTDGGPPLTVLGCYHVSQQNTFTGRLTPAMVTDVLVAARLVATTGHPPGDGATPPS; encoded by the coding sequence GTGCCGGACTCGATCGCGCAGGTGGACCACGACGTCGTCGCGTGCCGGCGCTGCCCCCGCCTGGTGGCCTGGCGCGAGGAGGTCGCCGCCACCCGGCGAGCCGCGTTCCGGGACGAGACCTACTGGGGCCGCGCCGTTCCCAGCTTCGGGCCGGCCGACGCGTCGGTGCTGGTGGTGGGTCTGGCGCCGGCTGCGCACGGGGCGAACCGGACGGGGCGGATGTTCACCGGCGACCGCTCCGGCGACGTCCTGGTGGCCGCGATGCACGCCGCCGGGCTGGCCAACCAGCCCACGAGCACCCGCGCGGACGACGGGCTGGAGCTGATCGGCACCCGGATGGTCGCGCCCGTGCACTGCGCGCCACCGGCCAACCGGCCCACCCCGGCCGAGCGCGACGCCTGCTCGCCCTTCCTGCTCCGCGAGCTCGAGCTGCTGCGCCCCACCGTCCGTGCCGTGGTGGTGCTCGGGGGCTTCGGCTGGCAGGCGTTCCTGCCGGTGGCCGCCCGGGCCGGATGGGTGGTGCCGGTGCCGCGCCCGCGCTTCGGCCACGGTGCGCGGGTGGTCCTCCACCACACCGACGGCGGCCCGCCGCTGACCGTCCTGGGCTGCTACCACGTCAGCCAGCAGAACACCTTCACCGGCCGCCTCACCCCGGCCATGGTCACCGACGTGCTGGTCGCGGCCCGTCTGGTCGCCACCACGGGGCACCCACCGGGTGACGGCGCCACCCCGCCTTCGTGA